One window from the genome of Bubalus kerabau isolate K-KA32 ecotype Philippines breed swamp buffalo chromosome 17, PCC_UOA_SB_1v2, whole genome shotgun sequence encodes:
- the LOC129632145 gene encoding uncharacterized protein LOC129632145 isoform X8 codes for MLEKYGNLASLGLVVSKPDLVTCANEGAQAYKENEDSGRVPSHLKWKQNTENHAEDPAEDTEGAHIFGSFSLKLCPPGVTGNDDHLKGTQEEDAANGHISANSWNGKSKCASKAASVTGIPFK; via the exons GTCTTGTGGTCTCTAAGCCGGACCTTGTGACTTGTGCAAATGAAGGAGCCCAGGCGTATAAGGAGAATGAAGACAGTGGCCGTGTACCCAG TCATTTAAAATGGAAGCAAAATACTGAGAATCATGCTGAAGATCCAGCAGAGGATACTGAAGGTGCCCACATATTTGGGAGCTTTTCTCTTAAGCTCTGCCCACCTGGAGTCACTGGGAATGACGATCACCTGAAAGGCACTCAAGAGGAAGATGCTGCCAATGGACACATCTCTGCCAACTCTTGGAACGGAAAAAGCAAGTGTGCATCCAAAGCTGCCAGTGTTACAGGAATTCCTTTCAAATGA